One Stigmatopora argus isolate UIUO_Sarg chromosome 20, RoL_Sarg_1.0, whole genome shotgun sequence genomic region harbors:
- the LOC144065612 gene encoding uncharacterized protein LOC144065612 translates to MRSHTGEKRFSCTVCGKTFTQKGHLISHARTHTGEKPFSCSVCGKTFTHKGNVKIHTRTHTCEKQFTCLVCGKAFSKNESLKIHIRTHTGEKPFSCSVCGKAFSQNESLKIHIRTHTGQKPFSCSVCGQRFTRKEHLISHARTHTGEKPFSCSVCGKTFKRKGSVTIHTRTHTGEKPFSCSVCGQRFTRKGDLISHARTHTGEKPFSCSVCGKAFSRNESLKIHIRTHTGEKPFSCSVCGKTFTEKRTLKKHTITHTVEKPFSCSICGKAFYQKHHLEDHTRTHTGKKPFSCSVCGKAFSQKHHLEDHTRTHTGEKPFSCSVCGQAYSLKQHLKRHLITHTGKKTFSCSVCGRTFSHRRSLKEHLLTHTEEQCFPAQLKSYTIEKLYTINIWTNTKIVITTK, encoded by the coding sequence atgaggagccacactggggagaaacgcttttcatgtacagtttgtggtaaaacatttacacagaagggacacttaattagtcatgcaagaacacacacaggcgaaaaaccattttcgtgttcagtttgtggtaaaacatttacacacaagggaaatgtaaaaatacacacaagaacccacacttgtgaaaaacaatttACGTGTttggtttgcggtaaagccttttctaaaaatgaatccttaaaaatccacataagaacccacactggtgaaaaaccattttcgtgttcggtttgcggtaaagccttttctcaaaatgaatccttaaaaatccacataagaacccacactggtcaaaaaccattttcgtgttcagtttgtggtcaaagattcacacggaaggaacacttaattagtcatgcaagaacccacactggtgaaaaaccattttcgtgttcagtttgtggtaaaacatttaaacggaagggaagtgtaacaatacacacaagaacccacacgggtgaaaagccattttcgtgttcagtttgtggtcaaagattcacacggaagggagacttaattagtcatgcaagaacccacactggtgaaaaaccattttcgtgttcagtttgcggtaaagccttttctcgcaatgaatccttaaaaatccacataagaacccacactggtgaaaaaccattttcatgttcagtttgtggtaaaacatttacagagaagagaactttaaaaaaacacacaataacccacactgtggaaaaaccattttcgtgttcaatttgcggtaaagccttttatcaaaagcaccacttagaagaccacacaagaacccacactggcaaaaaaccattttcctgctcagtttgcggtaaagccttttctcaaaagcaccacttagaagaccacacaagaacccacactggcgaaaaaccattttcctgctcagtttgtggtcaagcctattctctaaagcaacatttaaaaagacacttaataacccacactggcaaaaaaacattttcctgctcagtttgtgggcgaacattttcccataggagaagcttaaaagaacacttattaacccacactgaagaacaatgttttcctgctcaattaaaaagctacacaattgaaaaactatatactataaatatatggacaaatactaaaattgttatcacgacaaaataa